GGTGTGCACCCAAAATTTGGATACCCGCTCCAGGCCCTTTTGGAAGAGGAGAGTTCCATCCACAAAGACATTATTCAGCAGGACTTCCTGGATACCTACAACAACCTTACCCTGAAGACTCTGATGGGCATGGAGTGGATAAGCAAGTTCTGCCCCAATGCCACCTACGTGGTGAAGGCAGACAGTGACATCTTTCTCAATGTGAACTACATGGTGTCCCAGCTGCTGCAGCCTCACCTGCCACCCAAGAAGAACTACATGACAGGGTACATCTGTAGGAATTCAAAGCCAGTGCGTAATAAGGCCTACAAGTGGTATGTGCCACGGGAGGTGTACCCCAATGAGACCTACCCACCCTACTGTGCAGGCCCAGGGTATGTGTTCTCTGGGGATCTGGCCAAGAAGATCTACCAGGTAGCAAAGACCATCAGGGTCATTAACATGGAAGATGCCTTCATGGGAATCTGCCTGTATGAGCTGGGCATCAGTGTGACAAACAGCCCCGGGGGTCTCTTCAAGACGTTCCATGTCAGGTATGAGAAATGCAAGCTGTcccaggtggtggtggtgcatcCTCTGGTGGTGCCAGAGGAGCTGCTGCAGATTTGGCCTGGCTTTCAGGACCAGAACCAGACTTGCAAGAGTTAAAAGGGAGGGAGGTGAACAGACACACAGCCTCTTGTGGAGAAGTTGACATAGAGGACTGGCAGCATGCGGGCATGTTCCTGTACAATGGACAAATCCATGCCAACAAATTGCAATGAGGGAAGGGAAGGATGGCTCAGAGAAGAAGGAAGATTCTGTGCTCTCCTCCCTGTAGAATCTCTAGCAACTTGTTGCCCATAGCAACTTGTTTGGCCTGCTCTGAACTGACCACTGTGCCACTAATGTGCCAAATTGACAACCACAGAGTTTTGAGATCATCACAGCCACCGGAAGAGAGCAACCCTCAAGCCATGAAGGTGTGGCACTAGGTGTAGGATTGCCGTACGTCCAGGAATTCCTGGAAATATCCTCTTTTGGGGGTCCTACATGCCCATCCAGGGGGAATTTTACATTTAAATCAATTGTTCGGGATTttgggtttttaaatatatatacattttttgtgtGCAATAGCTTGGCGTTGTCCCTCCGGcttcatgaggagcctcttcagtagggctggtgagtgtgggccttgCTCCCTAGGTCAGGTGGACAGGGCCTTGCAAGGAGTGGCCTTCACACTCACAGCCGGGcaatgtatatttatatatatgaaaaagcacAGAAGATGACAAATAAGTCTTTTGCACAACTGGCAACAACCCAAAGAGGCATGTGCTATGTGGAGTATGGCTTCCTATTGTGAAGGAAACCTCTACTGATCTGCTTTAAATtactccccaaatcaacacagactgtgaaaacttcacactggacttcaagcatctggcattgagTGCCTCCCCATtattcctccagactctgggtcctggGTTTCCacatgagatgcaaaagctgctctcatcagaaaagagatttggggagccatgtcatcagctggtgttggtccactgtgcttcattaagtccagggttcacacagccgtctaccaggagattttggagcacatCATGCTTCCTTCCGTTGACGaactttatggggatgctgacttcattttccagcaggactttggcacctgcccacactgccaaaagtaccaaaagaTGGTTCAATgtccatgggattactgtgcttgattggccagcaaacttgcctaacctgaaccccatagagaatctatggggcattgccaagagacagatgagagacatgagactgagcaatgcagaagagctgaaggctgctattgaagcatcctggtcttccataacacctcagcagtgccacaggctgatagcatccatgccacaccgcactgaggcagtaattgatgcaaaaggggcccaaaccaagcactgaagacatatgcatgcttctacttctcagaggtccaatactggtctatttgcaatccttgttttgctgatttcatttaatattctaattttttgggactgttaatttggggttttcatcagctgtatgccatgatcatcacaattataataaaggcttgacatatctcgctttgcatgtcatgagtctatctcatatattcgtttcaccttttaagttgaattactgaaataaatgaacttttccacaatattctaattttccaagtttcacc
This portion of the Podarcis raffonei isolate rPodRaf1 chromosome 17, rPodRaf1.pri, whole genome shotgun sequence genome encodes:
- the LOC128404805 gene encoding beta-1,3-galactosyltransferase 1-like, which encodes MEGARKMLMTKLQNLPTVVLFCCIFLFLLVAKSKWESLETLSSLPDIKLKGGPDSAGDRKSAMVFEWESALERTKETKPSGLLSPPQPVAKRHPLEVVYSTDYKFLLNEPKKCWERSPFLILLVITKPQDFATRQAIRQTWGNESSVPGVSILRLFLTGVHPKFGYPLQALLEEESSIHKDIIQQDFLDTYNNLTLKTLMGMEWISKFCPNATYVVKADSDIFLNVNYMVSQLLQPHLPPKKNYMTGYICRNSKPVRNKAYKWYVPREVYPNETYPPYCAGPGYVFSGDLAKKIYQVAKTIRVINMEDAFMGICLYELGISVTNSPGGLFKTFHVRYEKCKLSQVVVVHPLVVPEELLQIWPGFQDQNQTCKS